Below is a genomic region from Lysobacter terrestris.
GCAGCACGATCAGCGCGTTCTGGCGCATGTAGGTCGACTTGCCGCCCATGTTCGGGCCGGTGATGACCAGCATGCGGCGCGACTCGTCGAGCACGAGGTCGTTGGGTTCGAACGGTTCGCTGCGCACCGCTTCGACCACGGGATGGCGGCCGCGTTCGATGCGGATCCCGGCGTCGTCGACGAGCTCGGGTTGCGCCCAGTCCAGCGATTGCGCGCGTTCGGCGAAGCAGCCGAGCACGTCGAGTTCCGACAGCGCGGCGGCGCAGCGCTTGAGCGGTTCCAGGCGCTCGTTCAGCGCATCCAGCAGCTGTTCGTACAGCAGGCGCTCGCGGGCGAGGGCGCGTTCGCGCGCGGACAGCACCTTGTCCTCGAACTGCTTGAGTTCCTCGGTGATGTAGCGCTCGGCGCCGGTCAGGGTCTGGCGGCGCGAGTAATGCGTCGGCGCCTTGTCGCTCTGGCCCTTGCTGATCTCGATGTAGTAGCCGTGCACGCGGTTGTAGCCGACCTTCAGCGTGGCGACGCCGGTGGCGGCGCGCTCGCGCGCTTCCAGGTCGACCAGGAACTGGTCGGCATGCGTGGACAGGGTGCGCAGCTCGTCCAGCTCGGTGTCGTAGCCTTCGGCGAAGATGCCGCCGTCGCGCGCCAGCACGGGCGGCTGCGGGACGATGGCCGAGGCGAGCAGGTGCGCGTGCGCGTCGTGTTCGCCGAGTTCGTCGCACAGCGCGCGCAGGCGCGGCGAATCCAGCGGCTGCAACTGCGCGCGCGCGGCGGGCAGCAGCCCCAGGCCGTCGCGCAGGGTGGAGAGGTCGCGCGGACGTGCCGAACGCAGTGCGATGCGCGAGAGGATGCGTTCGAGGTCGCCGAGTGCACGGAAGGTCTCGCGCAGGCGCTCGGCGGCGCCGGATTCGATCAGCATCGCCACGCCCTGGTGGCGCAGGCGCAGCGTGGCGCGGTCGCGCAGCGGTCGGTGCAGCCAGCGCCGCAGCAGGCGTCCACCCATGGGCGTGATGGTCGAATCGAGCACGCCGAGCAGTGTGGTGCGCGTGTCGCCGTCGACGCGCGTGTCGAGTTCGAGGTGGCGGCGCGTGGCGGCGTTCATCGCGATCGCGCCGTCGCCGGATTCCACGGCGATCGCGGTCAGGTGGGGCAGGCGCTGCTTCTGCGTCTCCTCGACGTAGCCGAGCAACGCCGCGGCCGCGGCGATCGCCAGCGGCTTGTCCTCGATGCCGAACCCGCTCAGGTCATGCAGGCCGAAGAAGCGCAGCAGCTGGCGGCGCCCGCTGTCCGCGTCGAACAGCCAGGGCGCGCGGCGGCGCATGCCGGTGCGGGTGGCGACGAAGGCGGGCCAGCCTTCCTCGTCCGCGACCAGGGTCTCGGCGGGTTCCAGACGCGCCAGTTCGGCTTCCAGGGCGTCTTCGCTGGCGACTTCATTCACCAGCAGGCGGCCGGCGGCGAGATCGGCCCAGGCGATGCCGAAACCGCTCTTGCCGCGCGCGACCGCGAGCAGCAGCGTGTCGCGACGCTCGTTGAGCAGCGCCTCGTCGGTGACCGTGCCCGGGGTGACGATGCGCACGACCTTGCGCTCGACCAGCCCCTTCGCCAGCGCGGGATCGCCGATCTGTTCGCAGATCGCCACCGACTCGCCCAACGCGACCAGCCGCGCCAGGTAGCCTTCGTAGGCGTGGTGCGGGACGCCGGCCATCGGGATCGGCTGGCCCGCCGAATTGCCGCGCTGGGTCAGGGTGATGTCGAGCAGGCGCGCCGCCTTGCGGGCGTCGTCGTAGAACAGCTCGTAGAAGTCCCCCATGCGGAAGAACAGCAGCACGTCCGGATGCTCCGCCTTGGCGGCGAAGAACTGCTTCATGAGCGGGGTGTGTTCGGGGGGCGAGGCCGGGGTGTTGCCGTGCATGAGGGGCTTGCTGTCCGTTGTCGCAGATGCGGCGTCCCGTGGGCGCCTGCGGTGTGCCACATGATGACAGCAGCCGGTGCGGGATGGTGCGCTGCGGCAGGCTTTGAGCTTCCGTGACCGTCGTCGCGAAGCTGTGGTAGGTTCGGGCGTGCTCGGCCGATGCATTCGGCGGTCCGGCAGGGGCAAGGGGAGCCGCGCGGGGGCGCGGTAGCTAGGGCCAGCTGCACAGCGCATGCGGGCTCATTCGTTGGAGGGGTTCGCGATGATTCCGAGCAATACCCAGAGAAAGCGCCTGTCGCTCGCGGTAGCTGTCGCGATGGCGGCGATGGTCGCCGCGCCGGTTTCGGCGCAGGAAGCCGCCGCACCTGCGGACGGCGAAAAAGAAGCCACGACCTTGTCCGAACTGGTGGTCACCGCGCAGAAGCGCGAGGAGACCATGCAGGACGTGCCGATCTCGGTCACCGCGCTGCCCGAGCAGCTGATGCGCGACACCGGCGTGCGCGACATCAAGGACGTGCAGGTCCTGGTGCCCGGACTCATCGTCACCAGCACCCAGAACGAGGCCATCACCACCGCGCGCATCCGCGGCATCGGCACGGTCGGCGACAACGCCGGCCTGGAGTCGTCGGTGGGCGTGGTGATCGACGGCGTCTACCGCCCGCGCAACAGCGTGGGCTTCGGCGACCTCGGCGAGCTGGAGCGCATCGAGGTGCTCAAGGGGCCGCAGGGCACGGTGTTCGGCAAGAACACTTCGGCCGGCGTGATCAACGTGATCACCCGTCGCCCCAGCTACGAAACCTCCGTCGAGGGCGAACTCACCTTCGGCGACTACAACGCGCTTGGCGCGGCCGGCGCCTTCAATACCGCGCTGGGCGAGAACGCCGCGATGCGCGTCTACGCGGTGAAGCGCAAGCGCGACGGCTTCATGGACGTGCATACCGGTGCCGGACCGCGGACCGAGAAGGAAGACGGCGACCAGAACTTCCATTCGCTGCGCGGCCAGCTGCTGCTGGAGCCGACCGACAACCTCGACATCCTGCTGATGGCCGACTTCACCAGTCGCGAGGAGAACTGTTGCGCCGCCGCGACCATCGTGCGCGGGGCGACCGCGGCGATCATCGACGCGCTCTCGCCCGACGAGGGCGTTGCGCCGGCGGGCACCGATCCCTTCGATCGCCAGGTCTGGAGCAACCGCAGCACCGAGCAGGACATCAAGGACAAGGGCGTGCAGGGCGAGGTCAACTGGATCACGCCGTGGTTCGACAACGCCACCCTGACCTCGATCACCGCGTCGCGCGAATGGAAGACGATCAACGGCCTCGACTTCGACTTCACCAGCGCCGACCTGCTGTACCGCAATGCGGACGAGAACGAGTCGCTGACCGCGTTCGAGACGTTCAGCCAGGAGTTCCGCCTCACCGGCTCCACCGAGCGGCTGGACTGGATGATCGGCGCGTTCTATTCCGACGAGGACCTGGACCGCAACGATTCCTACCGCATCGGTACGGCGTACGAGCCGTACCTGTCGACGCTGGTGTTCCAGCGCGTGGCGCAGGGGCTGGCGGGCTTGGGCATGCCCGTCACCAACCCCGCCGGCGCGGGCGCGTTCCTGGCGCAGGTGGCGGGGCAGACGCCGGGCAGCATCTTCACCGGCCTGGGCGCGCTGGACGAACATCGCCAGAATTCGAAGAGCAAGGCGCTCTTCAGCAACAACACCTGGCATGCGACCGATGCGCTCGACCTCACGATCGGACTTCGCTACACGCAGGAAGATAAGACGCTGGATTCGGTCTTCAGCAATCCGAACGGCAGCATCGGCTGCGGCAGCGCGCTGGTGGACCAGAACCCGGCCAACCCGAACCGCTTCGCGCGGCTGCGTGCGGCGCTCTCCGCCCGCAGCGCCGGTTTCGCCGCCCAGCCCGCGGCGGTGCAGAACGCGATCATGGCCAGCCTCGGGCCGCAGGTCGCCGGCTTCATGTGCCTGCCGTGGGCGAATGCCTTGCACAACGGCCGCGTGATCCACCAGGAGCGCACCGAGAAGGAATGGTCGGGCACGTTCAAGGCGGCGTACCGCTGGAACGACAACCTGATGACCTACTTCTCCGCGGCGCGCGGCTACAAGGCCGGCGGCTTCAACCTCGACCGCGTGCAGTCCTCGGATGGCCAGTCGAGCAGCGGCTCGGGCGTGCGGCCGGTGGACGACACCTCGTTCCCGGGCGAATTCGTCGACAGCTACGAGCTCGGCGCCAAGACGACCTGGGCCGGCGGCAACCTGCTGCTCAACGCCACCTTGTTCCACCAGACCTACGAGGACTTCCAGCTCAACAGCTTCCTGGGCACGAGCTTCGTGGTGCGCTCGATCCCGGAAGTCGTGTCGCAGGGCGTCGACACCGAAGTGCTGTGGCAGACCGGTATCGACGGCCTGAGCTTCCAGGGCGGCCTGACCTATGCTGACACCAAGTACGGCGACGAGCGGCCGACCGCGGAATTCAGCGATACGCCGGCGAGCGCGCCGGGCTCGCTGTACAAGCTGCCGGGCAGCCAGGCGAGCTTCGCGCCGAAGTGGTCCGGGTCGGGCGCGGTGACCTACCAGTGGGGCTTCGGCAATGACCTGGTGGCGCGCTTCAACCTCGGGGCGAAGTACATGTCCGACTACAACACCGGCTCGGACCTCGACGTCGAAAAGGAGCAGGACGCGTACACGGTGGTCAACGCGCGCGTCGGCATCGGCCGCAAGGACAAGCGCTGGTCCGTCGAACTGTGGGCGCAGAATCTGACTGACGAGGAGTACATGCAGGTCGCGTTCGACGCGCCGCTGCAGGCACCGGGCACGTCGCTGCCGGGCGATCCGCTGAACTCGTACAACGCGTTCCTCGGCGCCCCGCGTACCTATGGCCTGACGTTCCGCATCACGTACTGACGGCGCCACCCGTGTCACCGGCGACGGCCCGCTTACTGCGGGCCGTCGCCTTTTGCGGGTGCGCCGCTATAGTTCGCCGCATGAGCACCGTCGCCTCTGACACGACATTGCAGCAACTGGCCGGGCAACTGGGCGCGATTGCCCAGGCGGGCCACCACACGCTGGTCACCGCCGAGAGCTGCACCGGTGGCTGGATCGCCAAGGTGCTGACCGACATCGCCGGATCATCCGCCTGGTTCGAGTGCGGGATCGCGGCCTACAGCTACGAGTCCAAGCAGGCTCTGCTCGGCGTGCGCCCGGAGACGCTGGAGCAACACGGCGCGGTGAGCCGCGAAACCGTCCTGGAGATGGTGTCCGGCGCCCTGGTCCATTCGGGTGCCACGCTGGCGGTCGCGGTGACCGGCATCGCCGGTCCCTCGGGCGGCACCGAGGACAAGCCGGTGGGCACGGTGTGGGTTGCGTGGAAACGCCGCGGCGGCTACGCCATGGCCGAGGTCTTCCACTTCGCCGGCGATCGCGAGGCGGTGCGCAGGCAGACGGTGGAAGCGGCCCTGCAGGGCCTGATGCGCCTGGCCGGATAGGCCACTCCGGGCGCCGGCCGCGGCTGGGCTTGCTTTTCTGGAAAAGGCGTTAGTAGTATTGCTACTAATGAACCTGACCGACACCCAGCGCGCCATCCTGGCCCTCATCACCGAGCGGATCGAGAGCGAAGGCGTGCCGCCGTCGCAAACCGAGATCGCATCGGCCTTCGGTTTCAGCAGTGTTCGCGCCGCCCAGTACCACCTCGAGGCACTCGAGCGGGCAGGGGCGATCCAGCGAGTGCCCGGGCAGGCACGCGGCATCCGCCTGACCCAGGCGCCGGCCCGGATGGCGCCCGCGGCGAATGACGATGCCTTGCGGCTGCCGGTGCTGGGCCGGGTCGCAGCCGGCCTGCCGATCGGTGCCGGTGTCGACCTGGAAACGGACGACTACGTCATCCTCGACAAGAACTTCTTCGCGCCGGCTCCGGACTACCTGCTCAAGGTGAAGGGCGACTCGATGCGCGACGAAGGCATCTTCGACGGCGACCTGATCGGCGTGCACCGCACCTCCGAAGCGCGCAGCGGCCAGATCGTGGTGGCGCGCATCGACGACGAAATCACCGTCAAGCTGCTGAAGATCGGCAAGGACCGCGTGCGCCTGCTGCCGCGCAATCCGGATTACGCGCCCATCGAGGTGTCGCCGGACCAGGACTTCGCCATCGAGGGGCTGTACTGCGGCCTGGTGCGGCCGAATCGATGAGGGCCGTCATGCGTACGGGGTTTTCCTACCCGCGGGGCCGGCCTATGCCGATTCCTGCCGGCGCGATCCCCGTCCAGACTTTTTCCAGGTGGTCCGCTTGCGTCTCAGCCTCTGCGATGCGCGCCCACTAATCTGGCTTCAACAAGAACGCTCCAACGCACACAAACACGAACCAAGGAACCGCCACGATGGATGAGAACAAGAAGCGTGCCCTCACGGCAGCCCTGAGCCAGATCGAAAAGCAGTACGGCAAGGGCGCGGTCATGCGCATGGGCGACCAGGTCGCCGAGCCGGCCGAAGTCATCGGCACCGGTTCGCTGATGCTGGACATCGCGCTGGGTATCGGCGGCCTGCCCAAGGGCCGCGTGGTCGAGATCTACGGTCCGGAATCCTCGGGCAAGACCACCCTGACCCTGCAGACCATCGCCCAGTGCCAGAAGGCCGGCGGCACCTGCGCCTTCGTGGACGCCGAACACGCACTCGATCCGACCTACGCCGCCAAGCTGGGCGTGAATGTCGACGACCTGCTGGTGAGCCAGCCCGACACCGGCGAACAGGCGCTGGAAATCGCCGACATGCTGGTGCGTTCCAACGCCGTGGACATGGTCGTGGTGGACTCGGTCGCCGCGCTGACCCCGAAGGCGGAAATCGAAGGCGAGATGGGCGACCAGCTCCCCGGCCTGCAGGCCCGCCTGATGAGCCAGGCCCTGCGCAAGTTGACCGGCAACATCAAGCGCAGCAACTGCATGGTGATCTTCATCAACCAGCTGCGAATGAAGATCGGCATCATGATGCCGGGCCAGAGCCCGGAAACCACCACCGGCGGCAACGCGCTCAAGTTCTACGCCTCCGTGCGCCTGGACATCCGCCGCATCGGCTCGGTGAAGAAGGGCGACGAGATCGTCGGCAACCAGACCCGCATCAAGGTGGTGAAGAACAAGCTGGCGCCGCCGTTCAAGCAGGTCGTCACCGAAATCCTCTACGGCGAAGGCATCTCGCGTGAAGGCGAGCTGATCGACATGGGCGTGGAAGCCAAGCTGGTCGAGAAGTCGGGCGCCTGGTACGGCTACAGCGGCGAGCGCATCGGGCAGGGCAAGGAGAACGCCCGCCAGTTCCTCAAGGACAACCCGGCGCTGGCCGCGCAGCTCGAAGCGGCGCTGCGCGAGAAGTTCCAGCCGGCCGAGGCACGCCGCGACGAAGGCGCGGACGACGCGCGCGAGGACTGATCCGAACGCAGGACGCCGCCGCGTGGACGACAACGGCATCGACACCGAGCGCAAGCCCCGCCGCAAGGCGCGGGAGTTGAGCGCAACGCAACGGGCCTTGGGGCTGCTCACGCGGCGCGAACATTCAAGGACGGAGCTCACCCGCAAGCTGGCCTCGCGTGGCATGGATGCCGGCGAGGTGGAAACCGCCGTGGCCAACCTGGCCCGCGACGGCTGGCAGGACGATGCCCGTTTCGCCGAGAGCCTGATGCGCGCCCGCGCCTCCAGCGGACATGGACCCATCCGGATCCGCGCCGAGCTTGCTACCCATGGCCTCGACCGCGAGGCCATTACTGCCGCCCTGGACACTTTCCATGGCGACTGGGCCGAAATCGCCTCCGACCTCGTCCGTCGGCGCTACGGCCCGGTCGCCGCCTTTGACCTCAATCAGCGGCGCAAGGCCGCCGATTTCCTGCTCCGCCGTGGCTTCGATGCCGCGGCGATCCGGGCCGCCACGCGCGCGGACGCCGACGCGGACTAGGCGCCGCCGGGCTCGTGCGGCCTGCGCGGGCCGGTCCTGCCTGCTACGCTAGAAAGCTTTCCGACTGGGTTGCCTGCTCGGCTTGCTGCCGCCATCTTGGGGGCTGGGGCCGGTCGCCGTGACCTTGCCCAAGCCCTTCTTGATCGCGCCAGGCATGAAAACCACTACCGAAATCCGCAGCGATTTCCTCGAATTCTTCCGCTCCAAGGGCCACGCCGTGGTGCCTTCGAGCTCGCTGGTCCCGGGCAACGACCCGACCCTGCTGTTCACCAATGCGGGCATGGTCCAGTTCAAGGACGTGTTCCTCGGCGCCGAGAAGCGCAGCTACACCCGCGCCACCAGCTCCCAGCGCTGCGTCCGCGCCGGCGGCAAGCACAACGACCTGGACCAGGTGGGCTACACCGCGCGCCACCACACCTTCTTCGAGATGCTGGGCAACTTCAGCTTCGGCGACTACTTCAAGAAGGATGCGATCGTCTGGGCGTGGGAGCTGCTGACCGAAGTCTGGAAGCTACCCAAGGACAAGCTGCTCGCGACGATCTACCACACCGACGACGAGGCGTTCGAGATCTGGAACAAGATCGTCGGCCTGCCGCCGGAGCGCATCATCCGCATCGGCGACAACAAGGGCGCGCCGTTCGCTTCCGACAATTTCTGGCAGATGGCCGACACCGGTCCTTGCGGCCCGTGCACGGAAATCTTCTACGACCACGGCGCGCACATCGCCGGCGGTCCCCCGGGTTCGCCGGACGAGGACGGCGACCGTTACATCGAGATCTGGAACAACGTCTTCATGCAGTTCGACCGCCAGGCCGACGGCACGCTGGTGCCGTTGCCGGCGCCGTGCGTCGACACCGGCATGGGCCTGGAACGCGTTTCCGCCGTGCTCCAGCACGTGCACAGCAACTACGAGATCGATCTGTTCCAGCACCTGATCAAGGCGGCGGCTGCCATCACCGGCACCACCGACCTCGAGCACAAGTCGCTGCGCGTCATCGCCGACCACATCCGTGCCTGCAGCTTCCTGATCGTCGACGGCGTGCTGCCCAGCAACGAAGGCCGCGGTTACGTGCTGCGCCGGATCATCCGTCGCGCCATCCGCCACTTCTGGAAGCTGGGCGCGCTCAGCAGCGACGGCAGCTTCTGGCGCATGGTCGCGCCGCTCATCGACGTGATGGGCGAGGCGTATCCCGAGCTGGTGCAGAAGCGCGAGCTGGTCGAGCGCGCGCTCAAGGCAGAAGAAGCGGCCTTCGCGCAAACGCTCGATGCGGGCATGCAACGCCTGGAGGGTTATCTCGCGCAGGGCGGTGGCACCATCGACGGTGAGCAGTTGTTCCAGCTGCACGACACCTACGGCTGCCCGCCCGACCTGATCGCCGACATCCTGCGCGAGAAGGGCACCGAGCTGCCGCCGACGGCGATGGCCGAATACGAACGCCTGATGGAACAGCAGCGCGAACGCGCGCGCGCCGCAGGCAAGTTCGCCGGCGGCACCGCGCTGCCGGCGGACCTGATCGCGCAGCTCAAGCCGACCGAGTTCGTCGGCTACGAACACCTCGAGGCCGGCGGTCTGGAAGTCGTAGCGTTGCTCAAGGACGGCAAGCCGGTCGACGCCATCCAGGCGGGCGACGAAGCCATCGTCTTCCTCGACCGCACCCCGTTCTATGCGGAAAGCGGCGGCCAGGTCGGCGACGTGGGGCAGCTGGCCGAGCAGGGCGTGATGTTCGCGGTCGCCGATACCCAGAAGCTGGCTGGGCAGTTCCACGGCCACGTCGGTACGCTGACGGCCGGTACGCTCAAGCGTGGCGACCACGTGGTCGGTGCCGTCAACCACGAGCGCCGCGCCGCGACCGTCCTCAACCACAGCGCCACCCACCTGCTGCATGCCGCGCTGCGCGACGTGCTGGGTACCCACGTCACGCAGAAGGGCTCGCTGGTGGCGCCCGAGCGCCTGCGTTTCGATTTCGCGCACTTCCAGTCCGTCACCGCGGCCGAGCTCGCGCAGATCGAGCGCCAGGTCAACGCCGAGGTTCGCGGCAACCATGCCGCCGAAGTGCGCCACATGGACATGCAGGAAGCGCTGGACTTCGGCGCGATGGCGCTGTTCGGCGAGAAGTACGGCGAACGCGTGCGCGTGCTGCGCATGGGCGACACGTCGACTGAGTTGTGCGGTGGCACTCACGTGACCCGCACCGGCGACATCGGCTTGTTCAAGATCGTTTCCGAAGGTGGGGTCTCGGCCGGCGTGCGCCGCATCGAGGCACTGACCGGGCAGGGGGCACTGGATTACGTGGCCGAGGAGGAACGGCGTCTCGACGAGGCGGCCAACCTGCTTGGTGGCAATGCCGCGGACGTAGCCGACAAGGTGCGCGCGCTCCTGGATCGGCAGAAGAAGCTCGAGCGTGAACTCGAATCGCTCAAGGCCAAGGCGGCTTCGGGCGCCACGGCCGATCTGGCCGGTTCCGCGATCGACGTCCGTGGAGTCAAGGTAGTGGCGTCGCGGTTGGAGGGCTTCGACGCCAAGGCGCTGCGCGAGGCCGTCGACCGGCTCAAGCAGCAGCTTGGAGAAGCCGTCGTCCTGCTGGCCGGGACCAGCGACGGCAAGGCGGCGCTGATCGCGGGGGTCAGTGGTTCGATCACCGGCAAGGTAAAGGCCGGGGAACTACTTTCCCACGTGGCGGCACAGATCAACGGCAAGGGCGGTGGGCGTCCGGACATGGCCCAGGGCGGCGGCGAGGACGGCCCCGCGCTCAAGCAGGCGCTGGCTGGCGTCACGGACTGGGTGGCGCAAAAACTGGCATGATGCCGGGTGTGGTATGTGACAGGGGGACGCTGAACTTCTCGACCGCGACGCGGTCCACGGAAAGCCGGCGTTTGTTTTCAGAAGTAAGGCGCTCTAGAGGGAACGGGCGCCCTGACCGGCGATCTTGGCCGGTATCGAGGAGATTTGCATGCTTATCCTGACGCGTCGCGTCGGCGAGACTTTGATGATCGGTGACTCCGTTACGGTCACTGTTCTCGGTGTGAAGGGCAACCAGGTGCGCATCGGCATCACCGCCCCGAAGGACGTCGCGGTCCATCGCGAGGAGATCTACCAGCGCATACAGCGCGGCGAGGGAGTCTCCGAAGATCGCAAGGGCGAGGACAGCTAAAAAAATTTGCCGCGCATGCGCAGAGCCGTTATGCTCTGCGCCCCGCGGAGACTTGCCCGAGAGGCCGAAGGGGCTCCCCTGCTAAGGGAGTATGGGGTCAAAAGCTCCATCGAGGGTTCGAATCCCTCAGTCTCCGCCAGTTTTATCGCTGAAAGTGTTTGACGAAGCGATAACAACTGAGCATAATTTCGCTTCTAGCTTTTGCGCCCGTAGCTCAGCTGGATAGAGCACCAGGCTACGAACTTGGTGGTCGGGAGTTCGAATCTCTCCGGGCGCGCCATACAAGCAAAGGGTCAACGGTTAATCCCGCTGGCCCTTTTGCTTTTTCTGGCTCCGGTGCCGCGCTGTATCTGCGAACGGACCGCACGTGCCCGCTGCCCTCGCATTCCCATGATCGAAGCATTCTTGTTCGCGTAAACGCGGGCAATGCACCCATTGCGATCGTCGGAATGATCCCGGCCGTGAATACACCGAACGCAGGCATCGCAAGCTGTGGTGCCCATTCGCGACGGCGGCAGCCTCGCAACTTCTGGGCGCGATTCGCATCGGCTATGTTGTGGAGCCACGCGGCACGGCCGCGGCCCGCCTGGAGCGGACATGACTTCTCGCAACACCGTCCTCGTGGCGGGATCGGCCAACCTGGATTTCGTCGTGCGTGCGCCGCATATCCCGGCGCCCGGCGAAACCGTGCTGGGCGGCGACTTCAGGACATTCCCCGGCGGCAAGGGCGCGAACCAGGCGGTGGCCTGCGCGCGGGCCGGCGGTGCGCGCACGCGGATGCTGGTCGCGCTGGGGGTGGATGCGTTCGCGAATCCACTCGAGGAGTCCCTGCGTGCCGCGGGCGTCGACGCACGGATCGTGCGCGTCCCCGACGAAGCGACCGGCGTCGCCTTCATCTGTCTTTCCGCGGATGCGGAGAACGCCATCACCGTCGCGCCGGGCGCGAATTCACGGTTGCGCGCGGCGGACCTGCCGGAGCTATCCGGCGTCTCGCACCTGCTGTTGCAGCTGGAGTCGCCGCTGGATGCCGTACTTGCCTGGGCCCGCGCCGCGCGCGATGCGGGCGTCAGGGTGGTTCTGAACGCCGCACCGGCGCGCCCGCTGTCGATGGAGCTGCTGGCTACCATCGACGTGTTGATCGTCAACGAGGGCGAGTTGCGGGCCATCGCCGGCGAGGGCGGGATCTCCGCCGCGGTCGCCAGGCTCGCCGGCATCGACGTGATCGTGACGCTGGGGGCGCGCGGCAGTTGCGCCCACGCGCAGGGCGAGTGGCTGCTGCAGCCCGCATTCGAAGTCGAAGCCATCGACACCACCGGCGCGGGCGACACGTTCTGCGGCGTATTCGTGGCTGCGTTGGCGCAAGGACACGAATTCGCGGACGCGTTGCGGCGCGCGTCGGCAGCGTCGGCGCTGGCATGCACGCGATTGGGCGCGCAGAGCGCGGTGCCCGCTCACGCTGAGATCGACGCGCTGCTCGTCGCTGGTCGTCCCACTTCCCTCGTTGCGCTCAGACGTTATTGCGGACTGGAGTGAGCGGATAGTCTCGTACCCATGAAACTTGTCGGAACAAAGACGCGGATTCTCGGCTGGACACTGGCGGCAAGCCCGGTCGCCTGCTTCCTGGCCGGCAAGCTTGTTCGACTGGTCAATCATTGCGACCTTGCCTCTGCAAGCGAGTGCTATACCCCTGCGGCCTGGGCGCACGGCTGGGAAGGTTTGGCCTTCATCTGCTTGTTCTCGCTCGCGCCTCTGGGCATCTTGGCGCTAGTCGCGGAGCGCCTGGCGCGCTGGCATTTGCGCTGGAGCGCCAGGGAACCCAAGTAAGCCGGAGCCGCTTCTCGACTTCCAATTCATGCGTCAGGCCAAAGCCCATGCCGTACGTTGTGCAAACCGAAGCCATCGAGCTCGCGCAGATCGATCTGGTCAATCTCCATCGGTTGGCCGCTTCGGAGCCCGTCGATTTCGGTGGCGTGCATCTATTCGAAGGGGCGCTTCCGCCGCCTCATGTCGTATCCCGCGCCCTGGCGCAGTTGCAGCTTGGTACCCCGGCGCTCTGGTGCGTGCCATTCCTGATCATTTCCCGCGCACGCCGGGCGGCTCTCGGTGGTTGCACATTCAAGACCATGCCCGTTGATGGCACGGTCGAGATCGGTTACGGAGTC
It encodes:
- the mutS gene encoding DNA mismatch repair protein MutS — its product is MHGNTPASPPEHTPLMKQFFAAKAEHPDVLLFFRMGDFYELFYDDARKAARLLDITLTQRGNSAGQPIPMAGVPHHAYEGYLARLVALGESVAICEQIGDPALAKGLVERKVVRIVTPGTVTDEALLNERRDTLLLAVARGKSGFGIAWADLAAGRLLVNEVASEDALEAELARLEPAETLVADEEGWPAFVATRTGMRRRAPWLFDADSGRRQLLRFFGLHDLSGFGIEDKPLAIAAAAALLGYVEETQKQRLPHLTAIAVESGDGAIAMNAATRRHLELDTRVDGDTRTTLLGVLDSTITPMGGRLLRRWLHRPLRDRATLRLRHQGVAMLIESGAAERLRETFRALGDLERILSRIALRSARPRDLSTLRDGLGLLPAARAQLQPLDSPRLRALCDELGEHDAHAHLLASAIVPQPPVLARDGGIFAEGYDTELDELRTLSTHADQFLVDLEARERAATGVATLKVGYNRVHGYYIEISKGQSDKAPTHYSRRQTLTGAERYITEELKQFEDKVLSARERALARERLLYEQLLDALNERLEPLKRCAAALSELDVLGCFAERAQSLDWAQPELVDDAGIRIERGRHPVVEAVRSEPFEPNDLVLDESRRMLVITGPNMGGKSTYMRQNALIVLLAHIGAFVPASRAVLGPIDRILTRIGAGDDLARGQSTFMVEMSETSYILHHASAQSLVLMDEIGRGTSTYDGLALAEACARRLANGNRAYTLFATHYFELTALAEPGSGIANVHLDAVEHGDALVFMHAVKDGPADRSFGLQVAALAGLPRAVVQQARGRLAELEQSSRDAPLPSMAPEALDAPQQFGLFAPSSAAMDALAAIDPDELTPKQALEALYRLKGLS
- a CDS encoding regulatory protein RecX → MDDNGIDTERKPRRKARELSATQRALGLLTRREHSRTELTRKLASRGMDAGEVETAVANLARDGWQDDARFAESLMRARASSGHGPIRIRAELATHGLDREAITAALDTFHGDWAEIASDLVRRRYGPVAAFDLNQRRKAADFLLRRGFDAAAIRAATRADADAD
- a CDS encoding CinA family protein, encoding MSTVASDTTLQQLAGQLGAIAQAGHHTLVTAESCTGGWIAKVLTDIAGSSAWFECGIAAYSYESKQALLGVRPETLEQHGAVSRETVLEMVSGALVHSGATLAVAVTGIAGPSGGTEDKPVGTVWVAWKRRGGYAMAEVFHFAGDREAVRRQTVEAALQGLMRLAG
- the recA gene encoding recombinase RecA, with the translated sequence MDENKKRALTAALSQIEKQYGKGAVMRMGDQVAEPAEVIGTGSLMLDIALGIGGLPKGRVVEIYGPESSGKTTLTLQTIAQCQKAGGTCAFVDAEHALDPTYAAKLGVNVDDLLVSQPDTGEQALEIADMLVRSNAVDMVVVDSVAALTPKAEIEGEMGDQLPGLQARLMSQALRKLTGNIKRSNCMVIFINQLRMKIGIMMPGQSPETTTGGNALKFYASVRLDIRRIGSVKKGDEIVGNQTRIKVVKNKLAPPFKQVVTEILYGEGISREGELIDMGVEAKLVEKSGAWYGYSGERIGQGKENARQFLKDNPALAAQLEAALREKFQPAEARRDEGADDARED
- the lexA gene encoding transcriptional repressor LexA, with the protein product MNLTDTQRAILALITERIESEGVPPSQTEIASAFGFSSVRAAQYHLEALERAGAIQRVPGQARGIRLTQAPARMAPAANDDALRLPVLGRVAAGLPIGAGVDLETDDYVILDKNFFAPAPDYLLKVKGDSMRDEGIFDGDLIGVHRTSEARSGQIVVARIDDEITVKLLKIGKDRVRLLPRNPDYAPIEVSPDQDFAIEGLYCGLVRPNR
- a CDS encoding TonB-dependent receptor, with amino-acid sequence MIPSNTQRKRLSLAVAVAMAAMVAAPVSAQEAAAPADGEKEATTLSELVVTAQKREETMQDVPISVTALPEQLMRDTGVRDIKDVQVLVPGLIVTSTQNEAITTARIRGIGTVGDNAGLESSVGVVIDGVYRPRNSVGFGDLGELERIEVLKGPQGTVFGKNTSAGVINVITRRPSYETSVEGELTFGDYNALGAAGAFNTALGENAAMRVYAVKRKRDGFMDVHTGAGPRTEKEDGDQNFHSLRGQLLLEPTDNLDILLMADFTSREENCCAAATIVRGATAAIIDALSPDEGVAPAGTDPFDRQVWSNRSTEQDIKDKGVQGEVNWITPWFDNATLTSITASREWKTINGLDFDFTSADLLYRNADENESLTAFETFSQEFRLTGSTERLDWMIGAFYSDEDLDRNDSYRIGTAYEPYLSTLVFQRVAQGLAGLGMPVTNPAGAGAFLAQVAGQTPGSIFTGLGALDEHRQNSKSKALFSNNTWHATDALDLTIGLRYTQEDKTLDSVFSNPNGSIGCGSALVDQNPANPNRFARLRAALSARSAGFAAQPAAVQNAIMASLGPQVAGFMCLPWANALHNGRVIHQERTEKEWSGTFKAAYRWNDNLMTYFSAARGYKAGGFNLDRVQSSDGQSSSGSGVRPVDDTSFPGEFVDSYELGAKTTWAGGNLLLNATLFHQTYEDFQLNSFLGTSFVVRSIPEVVSQGVDTEVLWQTGIDGLSFQGGLTYADTKYGDERPTAEFSDTPASAPGSLYKLPGSQASFAPKWSGSGAVTYQWGFGNDLVARFNLGAKYMSDYNTGSDLDVEKEQDAYTVVNARVGIGRKDKRWSVELWAQNLTDEEYMQVAFDAPLQAPGTSLPGDPLNSYNAFLGAPRTYGLTFRITY